AATCAAAAATAGAGGAGCTTCAGGAGGCCCTAAAAGCAGCACTTGAATTAAAGTAACTCGAATAAAGCAATTTCTTTGCTATAGTAACACCCATGATACCCAATCGCGTCGAAGAAGAACTACTCATCTCTTGCACACCCATAAAAATAACTCCTGAAAAAATGAAACGGATCGAAACACTGCTGCACGGAAAAATAGATTGGAATTATTTTCTTCAGATCCTATTTCAACACAGGCTAACCTCGCGGGTCTACCAATCCTTCAAAAAAAATTTTATTTCAGATGTACCGCCCCCCATTCTTGCCGAGCTTTATGAAAATGTTCAAATAGAAGCTCGACGTGCTCTTTCTATGGTTCGTGAACTCATCGGTCTCCTCAATTTATTTAAGGAACAGAATATCTCAAGTATTCCCTACAAAGGCCCTGTTTTAGCAATGGCGCTTTATGGAGACGTTTTATTACGGCCCTATATGGATTTAGATATTTTGATTCGCAAGGAAGATGTTTCTAAAGCAAGGACTATTTTAGAATCTCAAGGCTACAAACCCCGTCTTCATCTGAATCTCCAACAGCAGAAGTGGTTGCTCCAATATGATTGTGAAGAGACTTTTTCAAAGGAGGGCCTTCATGTCGATCTTCATTGGGAAATTGATTTACCCCATCTTTCTTTCTCAAAATTAAATGATCAAAACTTATGGGAGAATTTAAAAGAGATGGATTTTGGAGGGAAAACAATTCATGTCTTCTCCCCCGAGAACCTACTTCTTATTCTTTGCTTCCACGGAGCGAAACATGCCTGGAGTCGACTTCATTGGATTTGTGATTTAGCGTCCCTGATTCATCAACATCCGCAAATGAACTGGGAAGCCGTTGTCAAGAGGACCACGACGTTGAAAGGAGAAAGGATGCTCTCCATCGGGCTTGGCCTGGCTCTAGATTTGTACGCTCTCCACTTGCCCATAGAGGTGATTCAAAAAATCAAAACCAATTCACATGTAATGTTTCTTATTACAAAAATTAGAAAAAGACTTTTCCAAAAAAGAAAGTCATGGCCAAGGCTCGGCAATGAACTCATCTATCTTAGAATCATGGAAGGGGTCGGTAATCGCCTTCGTCACTCTCTAAGACATGTAAGGCCTACCCCTGCCGAATGGATGATGATTCCGCTTCC
This is a stretch of genomic DNA from Chlamydiota bacterium. It encodes these proteins:
- a CDS encoding nucleotidyltransferase family protein, translated to MIPNRVEEELLISCTPIKITPEKMKRIETLLHGKIDWNYFLQILFQHRLTSRVYQSFKKNFISDVPPPILAELYENVQIEARRALSMVRELIGLLNLFKEQNISSIPYKGPVLAMALYGDVLLRPYMDLDILIRKEDVSKARTILESQGYKPRLHLNLQQQKWLLQYDCEETFSKEGLHVDLHWEIDLPHLSFSKLNDQNLWENLKEMDFGGKTIHVFSPENLLLILCFHGAKHAWSRLHWICDLASLIHQHPQMNWEAVVKRTTTLKGERMLSIGLGLALDLYALHLPIEVIQKIKTNSHVMFLITKIRKRLFQKRKSWPRLGNELIYLRIMEGVGNRLRHSLRHVRPTPAEWMMIPLPEFLYLLYYLVRPIRLITKHIYRFFYKPPNLDLSLFVPTSPFAVDRMLKLAQVVPQDVVYDLGCGEGRMVVMAAKKYGVRGIGIDKDPKRIREAKNNARREGVEHLVKFVKQDAKIADVSSATLLMLNLPSTAYPKLKPLFEELKPGTRIVTRTLYINHLSPLKTETFKDHEKFTHVIYLYQVPEKKVDLAF